From Bacillaceae bacterium S4-13-56, a single genomic window includes:
- a CDS encoding YkyB family protein produces the protein METTEKIEQALFTLNRHSKTALDPTSLYQLKRQTIQVLIEQGKAEKVGLHFCPNPGFAKQRSNVLVRAGDYYFHHPATKEDFNQLPHLGHWDKNFRNPKVKMGLSVAKQICQNYLKENGKEVSKDKPRIVTTVYTSKQTHDEKVEKRTVDNRKRSICSWIEE, from the coding sequence TTGGAAACAACCGAAAAAATTGAACAGGCACTTTTTACGTTAAACCGGCACAGTAAGACTGCGCTTGACCCAACTTCTCTCTATCAACTCAAAAGACAAACCATTCAGGTGTTGATCGAACAAGGAAAAGCAGAAAAGGTGGGGCTGCACTTCTGTCCTAATCCTGGTTTTGCTAAACAGAGAAGCAATGTCCTGGTTCGAGCTGGCGATTACTACTTCCACCATCCCGCGACAAAAGAAGATTTCAATCAATTACCTCACCTTGGTCATTGGGACAAGAATTTCAGGAATCCGAAAGTAAAAATGGGGCTTTCAGTTGCAAAACAAATCTGTCAAAACTACCTCAAAGAAAACGGAAAGGAAGTATCAAAAGACAAGCCTAGAATAGTCACCACAGTTTACACTTCTAAACAGACCCACGACGAAAAGGTGGAAAAAAGAACAGTTGATAACAGGAAAAGATCGATTTGCTCTTGGATCGAAGAGTAG